TCGACCGTCGCGACGTTCCCTTCATTGCGGAGGCATTGGCGGCCGGCTTCCCGGTCACCTGGCAGACCGTAAAAGGAAGAGCCTCGTACGTCTGCAAAGCCCGTCTCATCGAACACACCGACATCGTGGCCCAAGATCTGTTCAGCGAGCCGATGGTCGAAGATCGATACTCCCAGATCGCCGAGTGGGCGATCGACCATCCGACTGGCGACCGTGACGATCTGCCGTTCTCCGTGGATGACGACACCTGGGCGACCGTGTCGGTTTCTGGTACCGAATGCCCCGGACGCGACAACTGTCCAATGGGCACAACCTGTTTCGCCATGCAAGCCCTCGACCGGGCCGAGGACGCCGACCTCGTCATCGTCAACCATCATCTGTACGGGACCCACCTCATGTCCGATCGAGGGGTCCTACCGGACCATCAGGTCGTGATCTTCGACGAAGGCCATCGACTCGAAGATACGTTCGCGTCGGCATTCGGTTTCGAAATTGCTCCGTGGCGATTCCGACAATTGGAACGCGCCTCACGATATTTGCGTGGTGTCGCAGGAACCAAGGCCACCGAGAGCCTCCTGGAAGACCTATCCCGGGCCGGGGAGGGAGTCGAAGACGCCCTCGGTCATTTTGATGGAACCAGGGTTGCCGTGCCTTCGGACTTGAAAATTCCTTTCGAAGCCGCCGCCAGGGTGGTCGCCAAGGTTCGCAAACTGGCCGAGAAGACTCCGGCCCCAACCCAATCCCAGGAAGGTGCCAAAGCGCGGCTGGTCCGATTGGCCGGTCACATGGAAGCCGACCTTGGCCTTGGCCACCAACTGCCCGATGGGTATGTCGGCTGGGTGGACCGGAGGTCCTACAACGTGGCGCCGATCCACGTCGGCAAACAACTGGCTGACCTCCTGTTACACGACACCACGGTAATCGTCACCAGCGCCACCCTCACCACCGGAGGGTCACTGCTTCCACTGGCCAGCGCACTCGGGTTCGAGCCAGACGAGACGACCGGACTACGGGCTCCGTCACCATTCGATTTCGAGAAACAGGGCCGCATCTACGTGGCGAGTCACCTACCGGAACCGAACGCCGAGGGATTCGGCGAGGCGGCCTCCGACGAAATCGTCCGGCTTGTCACGGCGGCGGGAGGCCGATCGTTGATCCTCACCACCTCCTATCGGAACCTGGAACGCTTTTCCGAGGCGCTGCTCGGACTTGATGAATTCGCCATTTTCACCCAGGGAGACCTCCCCAAACGACAACTCCTCGAAAAGTTCGAAGCGGACGAGACATCGGTACTCGTGGCGACTATGGGATTCTGGGAGGGAGTCGATGTCGTCGGCAGATCGCTTGAGCTCGTGGTCCTTGATCGACTTCCCTTCCCCCGGCCAAACGACCCGCTGTGGGAAGCCCGCCGGGAAGCCGCAGAACTGAGCAGACAGAATCCCTTCATGACGGTCGACCTTCCCCGGGCCGCCATGCTGACCGCTCAGGGGGCCGGCCGACTCATTCGCAGCACAACCGATCGGGGCGTGGTCGCACTGCTCGATTCTCGAGTCGCCAACCGACGGTACGGTCGGACAATTCTCAACACGCTGCCGCCGATGCCCGTCCTCACCGACCTGCGTCTCGTCGAGGAATTCCTCGCCCAGCACTGACGCTACGCTGTTCGCCCATGGCAAAAGAGTTCATTTACACGATGATGCGGGTCTCCCGCCACCATCTCCCCGACCGCACCGTCCTCAAAGATGTCACCCTGGCGTTCTACCCGGGCGCCAAGATCGGGGTCATCGGCCACAATGGGTCCGGGAAGTCGTCGCTGCTCCGGATCATGGCCGGCCAGGACGACGGATACACCGGGGAGGCCAAACTCACAGATGGGTTCACGGTCGGCTACCTCCCCCAAGAGCCCCAACTCGACCCTGACAAGAACGTCCTCGACAACATCATGGACGGGGTGGCCGAAACCCAGTCGCTCATCGACCGCTACAACGAGGTGTTGGCTGGATGGGCCGACCCCGACGCCGACTACGAGCTCCTCGGCAAGCAACAGGCCGATCTCGAAGGCAAAATCGAAGCCGCAAACGCCTGGGATCTTGATCGACAGGTCGCCATCGCCATGGATGCCCTGCGAGTGCCACCCGCCGACGCCGACGTCACCACCTTGTCGGGTGGCGAACGACGACGGGTTGCGCTCTGTCAGCTCCTCCTGTCCCACCCCGACCTGTTGCTACTCGATGAACCAACCAACCACCTCGACGCCGAGTCGGTTGCCTGGCTGGAACGGTTCCTGGCGGATTACACGGGAACGGTCATGGCGGTAACCCACGATCGTTATTTCCTGGACAACGTGGCCGGTTGGATCCTGGAACTCGACAACGGCAACACGTATCCGTACGAGGGTAACTATTCCGGATGGCTTGAACAGAAGCAGGCCAGGCTCGCCCAGGAGGAGAAGCAGGTCTCGTCGCGCCAGGCCACCCTGGCCAGGGAACTGGCCTGGGTTCGCCTGTCCCCGCGAGCCAGGCAGGCCAAATCCAAGGCTC
This is a stretch of genomic DNA from Acidimicrobiia bacterium. It encodes these proteins:
- a CDS encoding ATP-dependent DNA helicase; the protein is MSLDETLDALETVVAAKPGGFHRDGQAQMAGAVAAAITNRRHLLVEAGTGTGKSFAYIVPAVVSGQKVVISTATKSLQDQLDRRDVPFIAEALAAGFPVTWQTVKGRASYVCKARLIEHTDIVAQDLFSEPMVEDRYSQIAEWAIDHPTGDRDDLPFSVDDDTWATVSVSGTECPGRDNCPMGTTCFAMQALDRAEDADLVIVNHHLYGTHLMSDRGVLPDHQVVIFDEGHRLEDTFASAFGFEIAPWRFRQLERASRYLRGVAGTKATESLLEDLSRAGEGVEDALGHFDGTRVAVPSDLKIPFEAAARVVAKVRKLAEKTPAPTQSQEGAKARLVRLAGHMEADLGLGHQLPDGYVGWVDRRSYNVAPIHVGKQLADLLLHDTTVIVTSATLTTGGSLLPLASALGFEPDETTGLRAPSPFDFEKQGRIYVASHLPEPNAEGFGEAASDEIVRLVTAAGGRSLILTTSYRNLERFSEALLGLDEFAIFTQGDLPKRQLLEKFEADETSVLVATMGFWEGVDVVGRSLELVVLDRLPFPRPNDPLWEARREAAELSRQNPFMTVDLPRAAMLTAQGAGRLIRSTTDRGVVALLDSRVANRRYGRTILNTLPPMPVLTDLRLVEEFLAQH
- the ettA gene encoding energy-dependent translational throttle protein EttA, with protein sequence MAKEFIYTMMRVSRHHLPDRTVLKDVTLAFYPGAKIGVIGHNGSGKSSLLRIMAGQDDGYTGEAKLTDGFTVGYLPQEPQLDPDKNVLDNIMDGVAETQSLIDRYNEVLAGWADPDADYELLGKQQADLEGKIEAANAWDLDRQVAIAMDALRVPPADADVTTLSGGERRRVALCQLLLSHPDLLLLDEPTNHLDAESVAWLERFLADYTGTVMAVTHDRYFLDNVAGWILELDNGNTYPYEGNYSGWLEQKQARLAQEEKQVSSRQATLARELAWVRLSPRARQAKSKARLSAYEDLLAESKADQAAKKGLELTIPMTKRLGNTVIEASGLRKGYGDKLLIEDLTFMLPPAGIVGVIGANGAGKTTLFRMITGQEQPDGGELTVGETVDLAYVDQSRDTLDPNLTVYQQITDGKDIITIGGREMNGRAYVASFNFKGSDQQQKVSELSGGERNRVHLARMLKTGGNVLLLDEPTNDLDVDTLRALEDALESFPGCAVVITHDRWFLDRIATHVLAFEGDSVVRWFEGGFTEYEDRRHEELGAAADQPHRIKYKPLAH